The DNA window TCTCCTGGTCTGTTTCCCTTTTTTGACCATCGGATACCTGATTAATAGACTGAACCTGGACACCAAATACAAGCCTTCGTTAATAACTGTACTAGCTGTAGTGGGACTTGTTGTTTTAGAATCATTTCTAAACTATAAAATGATTAGTCCAAATGAAAATATTGACCTTTTGTTTTCTTTACTGATAGCATGTCCTTTGGTATTTATGTATTGCAAGAATATATCAGTAATGGTAGATACTAAAATTTTAGCAAGTTTATCGACAGCTATTTACCTAGTACATCCATTGCTTATGAAGTGGATTTTAGGTAGATATCTTCCATATGAAACGATCATATTTATAATTCTATTGTTGGTTTCCAGTTTTATTCTGGTCTTCTTAAATAGAAAACTAAAATACCTCTTATAATTAAAACTTAGGGTCTGATTAATTATTGGTGATTTTTAGACCATTTATAAAGGCAAGCCTAATCTTGTTTGCACCTATAAACTCTGAATAATTGAGATTAATATTTTTCTCCAGTTCCAACTGTTGATAGAGATTGAAAATTTTACCTTTATAGGGACAATGATCAATAAAATGATTGAAAAATTTTTCAGCAACCTCTTTTTCTGAGAAACATAGTAAGAAATCTAGAGGTAAAAGAGAATGTTCAGACCATTCGTTGAACTTTGTTCCATTCTTTTTTAAAAACTCAATAGCTTGATCTTTAGAATTGAAAATATCAAAAATGGGGAAGATGTACTGTTCGATTTGTTCTGCTATTTCATTAGTGTTTTTCTTGTAAACACAATCTGCCAGATTCCATTCTTGCCACTTTTTGGATGGCGTTAAATATCCTAATTGCCCCCCGAAAATAAGACCCTGAGAATATTCGCTGTTCGTATGCTCTACTTGCCACTTTTTCAGATTTTTTGAGAATATATGAATGTGAGGAAGAATCTGAATGTAAGAAGAATTATTCTTGGCACTGGATTGAAAATAAATTTCAAAATAAAGATCTTTATCGGGAGAATATTTTCTTATTCTCTGCCCCTTTTCAAAGTCCTTGAAACCTTCTAGTTTATTAAAAATCTCATTACAGGCTTGTAAGAATGTAGTTCTGGAGTCCATTTATGAATTATTCATATGTTGAATTAGCGGTCAACAAATATAATGAAACAAATAAAAAGAGACCTTTTAACAAGGTCTCAATTATATTTTAGTTGAATAGATCTTTTACTTTATCAAAGAACGTTTTTTCCTTTCCGGATGGTTCTGCAACCATTTCTCCACTTGCCATTTGCTTTTCAAAGAAGTCTTTCTGATCTTTAGTAAGCTTTTGTGGAGTCCATACATTGATGTGTATAAACATATCGCCTTTTCCATAGCTATCAATACTAGGAAGACCCTTTCCTGCCAATCTTAAGATTTTTCCAGACTGAGTACCCGGATCAATCGTAATTTTCACTTTTCCGCCTACGGTTGATACTTCTTTTTTAGTTCCTAAAGAAGCCTCTGCAAAAGAGATGTATAACTCCTGGTGAAGATTATCACCCTCTCTCTTGATTGTTTTATCTACCTCTTCCTCTACAATAACAAGTAAATCTCCCGGAATACCTCCGAAAGGAGCATCGTTACCTTTTCCTCTTACATTAAGCTGAATTCCATCTCTTGCTCCAGCAGGAATGTTGATTGAGATTTCCTCTTCATCTTTTATTAACCCCTGTGCATTGGCTCCTGCAGGTATTTTATCAGCAACTTTTCCGATACCCTGACAAGTTCCACAAGTGGTTTGTGTTTGCATTTGCCCAAACATGGTGTTCATTACTTTTAGCTGAACTCCAGATCCGTTACATGTAGGGCATGTTTTCGAAGTGGCACCTTCTGCCATCTTCATCTTTTTAACTTTAAGAGTCTTTTGGGTTCCATTTACCATTTCTTCAAGATTCAGCTTGATTCTGATTCTTAAATTAGAACCTTTCACCTGCTGACGCCCGCCGCCGCCAAAACCACCGCCACCGAAGTGACCACCAAAAATATCTCCAAACTGACTGAAAATATCTTCCATGTTCATTCCGCCTCCGAATCCGCCACCTCCGAATCCGCCGTTACCACCAACACCGGCATGACCAAACTGGTCGTATCTTGCACGCTTTTGGTCGTCGCTTAATATTTCGTAAGCTTCAGCAGCTTCTTTGAATTTTTCCTCAGCTTCAGTATCACCCGGATTTTTATCAGGGTGAAATTTGATAGCCATTTTACGGTATGCTTTCTTTATTTCGTCGGCTGAAGCAGATTTGCTTATTTCAAGAACCTCGTAATAATCTCTTTTTGACATGACAATTGTATAATTGATTAGATAAATGACAATAGATATTCAGAGTGTATAAGTGAAATAGATCAATTATCACTCACCATTTATCACTTATTAATATTAGTTTCCTGTTACTACTTTAGCAAAACGAATTACTTTATCACCTAAAGTATAACCTGTTTCGATAACGTCTACGATTTTACCTTTTAGATCATCAGATGGAGCAGGAATTTGAGTAATTGCTTCGTGAAGATCTACATTAAAAGAATCTCCGGCTCTTACCTCCATTGTTTTCAATCCTTTTTCGGTTAATTTATTCTTGAATTTCTGATAAATAAGTTCAACACCTTGTAAGTCTGTAGGATTTCCATTTTTGGCGATTTCTTTTAAAGCTCTTTCAAAGTCATCCAGTACTCCAAGCATAGAAACCATCATGTCCTGATTAGCATATTGGAAGAACTCCATTTTTTCTTTAGAAGTTCTCTTTTTATAATTTTCAAATTCAGCATAAAGACGAATATAACGGTCTTTTTCCTCTGCCAAAAGTTCTTCTGCGGTTGGAGTATTTGTCACATTTTCTTCAGAAATATTTTCATTCTGAATGTTGTCTTCTTGTTGCTTATTGATGTTTTCTTCGTTGATATCCTGATTTTCCATATTCAATAACTATTTTACAGAGATGTTTGTCAAAGATTCTGCCAAATAGTAAATATGGACATTAAGGCAGAAAAATTATTCTCCAGAAAATGTCTGATACAGTAAGTAAAGATTTAAAATAATAATGATGATTGAAATAAACCATACACAAACTTTCATCATTGGTTTATTTACGAATTGTCCCATTTTAGCTTTGTCATTCGTGAACATAACCAGCGGGACCACAGCAAAGCTGAGCTGCATGGATAAGATGACCTGACTTAATACCAACAGATCTGTTGTTCCTTTTTCACCATACAAAATGGCGACGATTAAAGCGGGAATCACAGCAATAAGTCTTGTTATTAATCTTCGTAACCAAGGTTTTAATCTGATATTTAAGAAACCCTCCATGACGATTTGTCCTGCCAGAGTACCTGTTAATGTTGAATTTTGACCGGAAGCCAGTAATGCTATTGCAAAAGCTATACTTGCCATAGAAGCTCCCAAAATTGGGGTTAACATTTTGTAGGCATCATGAATATCTGCAACATGTTTATTTCCTGTTATATGAAAGGTCGCTGCGGCTAAAATAAGAATAGCAGCATTAATAAAAAAAGCAAGCATTAAAGAAACTGTACTATCCAGAGTAGCAAATTTTATAGCCTCTTTTTTTCCTTCATTATCTCTTGTATAATCTCTTGTCTGTACAATACTGCTATGCAGATAAAGATTATGAGGCATAACGGTGGCTCCTAAGATTCCGATTGCTATATAAAGCATGGCCGGATTCTGAATAATTTCTTTTTGCGGAACCAGCCCTCCTAAAATTTCATTAATGGCAGGTTTGGAAATTATAATTTCATAGATAAAACAGGCTAAAATAATAAAGATCAGTCCACCAACGATACTTTCTATCCATCTGAATCCTTTAGCCTGTAAGAGAAGGATAATAAGTACATCTACGGTTGTGATAACAATTCCCCAGGTTAATGGGATGTGAAAAAGGAGATTAAGAGCAATTGCAGAACCGATAACCTCGGCGAGATCACAGGCCGCAATTGCAATTTCACAGAGTATCCACAAAATGAAATTGGTAGTAGGATTGAAGTGGTCCCTACAAGCCTGAGCTAGATCCCTTTCTGTGGCAACTCCCAATTTTACAGATAAATGCTGCAAAACCATAGCAAAAATATTAGAAATAAGGATTACTGATAGTAGGGTATAGCCAAATTGAGCTCCACCGGCAATGTCAGTAGCCCAATTCCCAGGATCCATATATCCTACGGCAATCATTAAACCAGGTCCAGCAAATGCAAGATATTTTCTCCAGAAAGAGCCGTTTTTCGGAACCTTAATTGATGAATAAACTTCTGGTAATGAGTGGAGTGTTTTATCTTTTCGCCAAGGGGCTTTTGTATTTAAGTTCATAAATGTTAGAAATGACTAACAAATTTAATTAAATAAATGAAAATAGAAAATTTATAAACAAAAAATCCCGAAAAAAACTTTCGGGATTCATTTTAATGTATGGTTAAAGATTATTTTGCAAACCTTATAGACATTTTTCTGTCTGCTGCTCTTTCAGCATCAGAAGCTTTTGCATCTACTGTAGCAAATTTACTTCCATATCCTTCAGCACCTAAAACCTGTGTTCCAAGGTTTTGTTTTCCAAGCCAATCTTTAATGAAGTTAGCTCTTGCTGTAGAAAGTTTAACATTAGAAGCTTCATTACCTGTTTTATCAGTATAACCTCCGATTTTGATCTTTGCATCAGGATAAGCTTTTAAGATAGCAGCTAAATTATCAAGTTGTCCTTGAGAACCTGCTTCCAGCTCCGTAGAACTTCCCATTTTGAAGTTTACATGGTCAAAATCATACCAGGTGTTTTTCAATGCAGCGTCATCAGCAGCGTTTTTATAACCGTCAGATTTTAAGAAAGCAATCATTTTATCTTCCATTCCGCCTTTATAACCTTTAAGAGCAGTACCGTTCAAGTCGATGTTCTCATCAGTTTTTGTAGTCGCAGGTGTCGTTGCAGCTGTATCTGTAGGAGATACTGCTGTTGCCGTATCAGAATGTGTTCCTGTAGAATCTGCTCCCATTGTTGTGGTAGTAGTTTGTTTTTTCTCACACTGCTTCCATAAGAAATATCCTGCAGCAATTAACAATAAAAGCGGAAGTAACCATTTCCAGATTGATCCACCACCATCATTTCTTTCCGGAGTTGTTCCTGTAGGAGTTGTACTTCTCGTTACTTCTATTTTAGGCTCGTCTTGTACAGGCGTTTTTATAGCGTCATTGTCATTATCAAATTTGTATCCTTTAGCCCAATCACCAATGTTTAGTGAAGCTAAAGAAAGTCCAGCCGGTAATAAACTTGAAATAATACCTTTCTGATCATTCAATAAACCAGAAATTCCTGATTTATCTAAATTATTATCAGCCGCGTATTTTCCTACTGTTCCTACTGTTGCTCCTGTTACCAAGTTCAGTAAAGAGCTTGAAGAATTATTGCTAATTCCTGCAAAAGAAGCAATAGAATTAACCAAGCCGCCAAGTTTGTCACCAAAGAGAGAAGACAATAAACCTGTGATTACAGAATTGTTAGAAGAACCACCCAATAAATTACTTAAAATTCCACTGGATGAAGCACCGCTAATTGCATCTAAAACCCCAGGGTTATCAGCGTTATTAGCTAATCCACCAACAACGGCAGGCAATAGCCCTCCGATTGCTTTTGAAATACCAGACTCACTTTCTCCAAACTGCGAAGCAGCTTGAGAAACTAATGCGGGACCCAATTGTCCTTTAATTAAATCAATAACGTTTAAAGACATAATAAATTATTTTTTAGATTAATGTTGACATAAAATTAAACAAAAATCTGTCCAAATGTCAATTTTTTTAAATATTTATTTGAATTTCAACGCTTTTTTTGCAAATGATTTAAATTATTAGTATGCTTTAGCGAACAGTACCCGTCTTTTTGATGGCTTTCCAGAAATCAACGAAACGCCTTCTTCTATATCGTCATCTTGAGGAATACATCTGATAGTAGCCTTCGTTTCTTCCTTTATTTGTTCTTCTTCTTCCTCTGTTCCATCCCAATGCGCATAGATAAATCCACCTTTTTCTTCAAGAACCTTTTTAAACTCTTCATAAGAATCTACTTTAGTCAAATTATTCTCTCTGAAACTAAGAGCTTTAGTATAAAGATCCTTCTGAATGGTTTTTAATAAATCGTCAATATAAGAATCTAATCCTTCAATAGAATGAGCTTCTTTGGTAAGATTGTCTCTTCTTGCTATTTCAACGGATTTGTTTTCTAAATCTTTTGGACCAATTGCAATTCTGATAGGAACACCTTTTAATTCGTATTCAGCAAATTTCCAACCTGGTTTATTTTGAGTATCATTATCAAATTTAACGGAAATACCCTTTGCCTTCAGTTTAGCCTGGATATCCAAAGCCACTTCACTGATCTGTTCTAATTGCTCTTCTCCTTTAAAGATAGGAACAATAACAACCTGAATAGGTGCTAAAGTAGGAGGTAATACCAATCCGAAATCATCAGAGTGAGTCATGATAAGAGCTCCCATCAAACGGGTAGATGTTCCCCAAGATGTTGCCCATGCATGTTCTATTTTTCCTTCTTTATTCGTGAATTTTACGTCAAATGCTTTTGCAAAATTTTGACCTAAAAAGTGGGAAGTACCTGCCTGAAGAGCTTTTCCATCTTGCATTAATGCCTCAATACAATATGTCTCATCAGCTCCTGCAAATCTCTCAGATGGTGTTTTTAATCCCTGAACTACAGGCATAGCCATAAAGTTCTCTGCAAAATCTGCATATACTTTATTCATTTTTTCTGCCTCCTCTACTGCTTCGTCTTTTGTAGCGTGAGCAGTGTGCCCTTCCTGCCACAAGAATTCAGAGGTTCTCAAAAATAAACGGGTTCTCATTTCCCATCGTACAACATTTGCCCATTGGTTGATCAGTAATGGTAAATCTCTGTAAGATTGAATCCAGCTTTTATAGGTGTTCCAAATAATCGCTTCTGAAGTTGGGCGAACAATAAGTTCTTCCTCTAACTTAGCATCAGGATCTACAATCAGCTTATGAGGATTATCAGGGTCAGTTTTTAACCTGTAGTGAGTAACAACGGCACATTCTTTTGCAAAACCTTCTGCATTTTTCTCTTCAGCTTCAAATAAGCTTTTGGGTATAAATAGAGGGAAATAAGCATTAACGTGACCTGTTTCTTTGAATTTTCTATCCATTTCATCACGCATTTTTTCCCAGATTGCATATCCATATGGTTTAATAACCATACTTCCACGCACCCCTGAGTTTTCAGCCAAATCTGCTTTCACAACTAACTCGTTATACCACTTGCTGTAATCTTCGCTTCTTGAGGTTAATTTTGCCATTATTTTTTTTAAATTTTTTTAACTTTTTAACATTATTGTTATCTAAAAATAAAAATCTATTTTTGATAGATTTTTAAGCCGATGTTTGGTACATTTTTGGTACACATTGCAAATATAATTTAATTTAAAAATTTTTACGTTATCATGAAAAAAAATATACATAAAAATTTATTTGGTATGCTAAAATCCAAAGGCGTTTTAGCAATATCAAGTGGATTACTACTGATGTCTTGTGGTGCTCAAATGGGTGGGTACAGCGAGACCGATGGGGTTTATTATGATCCCAATAAAGACACACTTCCAGAAGGAGTAATCATTAATGGCGGAAATAGAGTAGGAGAAGATTATGACTACTACCAGGATTCAAACGTTATCCAAAATGCAGAAACGAATTCTAAAGATCAGGATAACAGGTACAGCACTTGGGGTGGAGATTCATGGAACACCAATGCAACAGACTCTGACTGGGGTGCTTTTGCAGGAGCTCAAACCAATTACTATGACAACTCTTGGGGTTCACCTTGGGGTTGGTATGGTGGTTATAGCCCATACTGGGGCTGGAACAGAGGTTTCGGTATGTCCTTTGGCTGGGGAGGCTCATGGGGTTGGGGAGGCTCATGGGGATGGGGCGGTTATCCTTATTGGGGATATGGCGGATTCTATGACCCTTTCTGGGGTGGCGGCTATTATGGCGGTTACTACGGAAACCCTTATTGGGGTTGGGGTGGCGGATACTGGGGTAGTGGATACTACAACAGACCTGCTTATAGAAGAAGTGGCGCCAATGGAAGACTTGGATATGGACTTACTAACGGATATAACGGAAGTAATGGATCAGCATATAGAAATAATATAGCTAATTCAGCTTTTAGAAATAACAGCTCAGGATTTAGAAACAATAATTCAGGGTTCAGAAATAATACGAATGGTAACAGTGGCGGATTCAGAAATAATAATTCAGGATTTAGAAGCGGAAATACGAACGGTAACAATGGCGGATTTAGAAATAATAACTCAGGTTTCCGTAATCCAAATATGAATACTCAGAATAATCCTAGACCAAATTATAATAACCAACCTAGAAATGATAGTGGCTTTAGATCCAATGATAACGGATTTAGATCCGGAGGATTTAATTCCGGTTCAAGCGGAGGTGGATTTAGAGGTGGATCTTCTGGCGGCGGAGGCGGATTTAGATCTGGCGGCGGCGGAGGCGGCGGTTTCAGATCTGGTGGTAGGTAATTTCAACTTAATAAACTATTCAAAAAATAATGTTAAAAAAATCGTTAGTAGTAATGAGTATTGCTGTAGCCTATTTTGCACAGGCGCAGGATATCTCTACGATCAGAAATTCAATTGATGTTTATTCTAATACTCCAATGATTGGTTCATCAAAGTTCAATGCGATG is part of the Chryseobacterium paludis genome and encodes:
- a CDS encoding prolyl-tRNA synthetase gives rise to the protein MLKSKGVLAISSGLLLMSCGAQMGGYSETDGVYYDPNKDTLPEGVIINGGNRVGEDYDYYQDSNVIQNAETNSKDQDNRYSTWGGDSWNTNATDSDWGAFAGAQTNYYDNSWGSPWGWYGGYSPYWGWNRGFGMSFGWGGSWGWGGSWGWGGYPYWGYGGFYDPFWGGGYYGGYYGNPYWGWGGGYWGSGYYNRPAYRRSGANGRLGYGLTNGYNGSNGSAYRNNIANSAFRNNSSGFRNNNSGFRNNTNGNSGGFRNNNSGFRSGNTNGNNGGFRNNNSGFRNPNMNTQNNPRPNYNNQPRNDSGFRSNDNGFRSGGFNSGSSGGGFRGGSSGGGGGFRSGGGGGGGFRSGGR
- a CDS encoding Nramp family divalent metal transporter, which encodes MNLNTKAPWRKDKTLHSLPEVYSSIKVPKNGSFWRKYLAFAGPGLMIAVGYMDPGNWATDIAGGAQFGYTLLSVILISNIFAMVLQHLSVKLGVATERDLAQACRDHFNPTTNFILWILCEIAIAACDLAEVIGSAIALNLLFHIPLTWGIVITTVDVLIILLLQAKGFRWIESIVGGLIFIILACFIYEIIISKPAINEILGGLVPQKEIIQNPAMLYIAIGILGATVMPHNLYLHSSIVQTRDYTRDNEGKKEAIKFATLDSTVSLMLAFFINAAILILAAATFHITGNKHVADIHDAYKMLTPILGASMASIAFAIALLASGQNSTLTGTLAGQIVMEGFLNIRLKPWLRRLITRLIAVIPALIVAILYGEKGTTDLLVLSQVILSMQLSFAVVPLVMFTNDKAKMGQFVNKPMMKVCVWFISIIIIILNLYLLYQTFSGE
- the proS gene encoding proline--tRNA ligase, yielding MAKLTSRSEDYSKWYNELVVKADLAENSGVRGSMVIKPYGYAIWEKMRDEMDRKFKETGHVNAYFPLFIPKSLFEAEEKNAEGFAKECAVVTHYRLKTDPDNPHKLIVDPDAKLEEELIVRPTSEAIIWNTYKSWIQSYRDLPLLINQWANVVRWEMRTRLFLRTSEFLWQEGHTAHATKDEAVEEAEKMNKVYADFAENFMAMPVVQGLKTPSERFAGADETYCIEALMQDGKALQAGTSHFLGQNFAKAFDVKFTNKEGKIEHAWATSWGTSTRLMGALIMTHSDDFGLVLPPTLAPIQVVIVPIFKGEEQLEQISEVALDIQAKLKAKGISVKFDNDTQNKPGWKFAEYELKGVPIRIAIGPKDLENKSVEIARRDNLTKEAHSIEGLDSYIDDLLKTIQKDLYTKALSFRENNLTKVDSYEEFKKVLEEKGGFIYAHWDGTEEEEEQIKEETKATIRCIPQDDDIEEGVSLISGKPSKRRVLFAKAY
- a CDS encoding OmpA family protein — translated: MSLNVIDLIKGQLGPALVSQAASQFGESESGISKAIGGLLPAVVGGLANNADNPGVLDAISGASSSGILSNLLGGSSNNSVITGLLSSLFGDKLGGLVNSIASFAGISNNSSSSLLNLVTGATVGTVGKYAADNNLDKSGISGLLNDQKGIISSLLPAGLSLASLNIGDWAKGYKFDNDNDAIKTPVQDEPKIEVTRSTTPTGTTPERNDGGGSIWKWLLPLLLLIAAGYFLWKQCEKKQTTTTTMGADSTGTHSDTATAVSPTDTAATTPATTKTDENIDLNGTALKGYKGGMEDKMIAFLKSDGYKNAADDAALKNTWYDFDHVNFKMGSSTELEAGSQGQLDNLAAILKAYPDAKIKIGGYTDKTGNEASNVKLSTARANFIKDWLGKQNLGTQVLGAEGYGSKFATVDAKASDAERAADRKMSIRFAK
- the dnaJ gene encoding molecular chaperone DnaJ; the encoded protein is MSKRDYYEVLEISKSASADEIKKAYRKMAIKFHPDKNPGDTEAEEKFKEAAEAYEILSDDQKRARYDQFGHAGVGGNGGFGGGGFGGGMNMEDIFSQFGDIFGGHFGGGGFGGGGRQQVKGSNLRIRIKLNLEEMVNGTQKTLKVKKMKMAEGATSKTCPTCNGSGVQLKVMNTMFGQMQTQTTCGTCQGIGKVADKIPAGANAQGLIKDEEEISINIPAGARDGIQLNVRGKGNDAPFGGIPGDLLVIVEEEVDKTIKREGDNLHQELYISFAEASLGTKKEVSTVGGKVKITIDPGTQSGKILRLAGKGLPSIDSYGKGDMFIHINVWTPQKLTKDQKDFFEKQMASGEMVAEPSGKEKTFFDKVKDLFN
- a CDS encoding nucleotide exchange factor GrpE, whose translation is MENQDINEENINKQQEDNIQNENISEENVTNTPTAEELLAEEKDRYIRLYAEFENYKKRTSKEKMEFFQYANQDMMVSMLGVLDDFERALKEIAKNGNPTDLQGVELIYQKFKNKLTEKGLKTMEVRAGDSFNVDLHEAITQIPAPSDDLKGKIVDVIETGYTLGDKVIRFAKVVTGN